The Sphingomonas sp. So64.6b genome includes a region encoding these proteins:
- a CDS encoding CHASE4 domain-containing protein, giving the protein MASFRAAIGRIGALRSPASLGAKLVLILTAVGLAGSVALTLLLASVITPSFNQLENKSIDQHVERTRAALGEYASKVESAVRDYGDWTSSYDYMAAPSAKFEQESFSPLAMTNLDVNGMAYVAEDGRIVIARWLDPKTGADQSGMRARLIAAIRDIDLARAVGRNNSASFYTRLGSSVAAVGVAQVRRSDGTGAPRGYVLMARQISSGQISELLQLPARLDLADASDAETISTTPSSMKIAVPVRGVNGHAVANTVFSVPREISILGQHMLMLAIGGSTMLLVILLVVLRRIFTRLVLRPLHRVESHMQIVRQSGSLGLLDDEGRRDEIGSLGTSFNSMLRQLKDLRERLEVQSFALGRNESAVAVMHNVRNALNPISTIISKGIAQPPPIDRATLDRAVAELARSDLPQPRREKLVAFVAAAVEAEARDRDERRAQLNDGREAMSQVLEIIGAQQHAAHERPVLEPCNVTDIVAQNATIARYSGEVSIMFNFPAQPHHVMANRLILSQVIGNLFANAAEAVAAKGTNSGAVTVTIDEANGQTRVAIRDDGEGFEPQAGATLFQRGYSTRGHKSGGLGLHWCANSMNAMEGALRLESEGQGRGANAILTLKAASMEAGTVGIAA; this is encoded by the coding sequence ATGGCGTCCTTTCGCGCCGCGATCGGCCGGATCGGTGCGTTGCGCAGCCCGGCGTCGCTGGGCGCAAAGCTGGTCCTGATCCTGACCGCGGTCGGCCTGGCCGGCTCGGTCGCGCTCACCCTGTTGCTGGCCAGCGTCATCACGCCAAGCTTCAATCAGCTCGAGAATAAATCGATCGACCAGCATGTCGAACGCACGCGCGCGGCTTTGGGTGAATATGCTTCCAAGGTCGAAAGCGCGGTACGCGACTATGGTGACTGGACTTCGAGCTATGATTACATGGCCGCCCCATCGGCCAAATTCGAACAGGAATCCTTTTCGCCGCTGGCGATGACCAATCTCGACGTCAACGGCATGGCCTATGTCGCCGAGGACGGCCGCATCGTCATCGCACGCTGGCTCGATCCGAAGACGGGCGCCGATCAGTCCGGCATGCGTGCCCGGCTGATCGCGGCAATCCGGGACATCGACCTCGCTCGTGCGGTGGGCAGGAATAATTCGGCGAGCTTCTACACGCGGCTCGGGTCGAGCGTCGCGGCGGTCGGCGTCGCGCAGGTCCGTCGCAGCGACGGCACCGGCGCACCGCGCGGTTATGTCCTGATGGCGCGCCAGATCAGCTCGGGCCAGATTTCCGAATTGCTGCAGCTGCCCGCCCGGCTCGACCTTGCCGATGCGTCGGATGCGGAGACAATCTCGACCACGCCCAGTTCGATGAAGATCGCCGTGCCGGTGCGTGGCGTGAACGGCCATGCGGTCGCCAATACCGTGTTCAGCGTGCCGCGGGAAATCTCGATCCTTGGCCAGCACATGCTGATGCTGGCGATCGGCGGGTCGACCATGTTGCTGGTCATCCTGCTGGTCGTGTTGCGGCGCATATTCACCCGGCTCGTGCTGCGCCCGTTGCACCGCGTCGAAAGCCATATGCAGATCGTGCGTCAGTCGGGCTCGCTCGGCCTGCTCGATGATGAGGGGCGGCGCGACGAAATCGGCTCGCTTGGCACCAGCTTCAATTCGATGTTGCGCCAGCTGAAGGATTTGCGCGAGCGGCTCGAAGTGCAGAGCTTTGCGCTAGGCCGCAACGAAAGTGCGGTCGCGGTGATGCACAACGTCCGCAACGCGCTCAACCCGATCAGCACGATCATCTCGAAGGGCATCGCTCAGCCGCCACCGATCGACCGCGCGACGCTCGACCGGGCCGTCGCCGAACTGGCGCGGAGCGATTTGCCGCAGCCGCGCCGCGAAAAGCTCGTCGCATTCGTCGCCGCCGCGGTCGAGGCGGAAGCGCGCGACCGCGATGAACGCCGCGCGCAGCTCAACGACGGGCGCGAGGCGATGAGCCAGGTGCTCGAGATCATCGGCGCGCAGCAGCATGCCGCGCACGAACGCCCGGTGCTCGAACCGTGCAACGTGACCGACATCGTCGCCCAGAACGCGACGATCGCGCGTTATTCGGGCGAGGTGTCGATCATGTTCAACTTCCCCGCACAGCCGCATCACGTCATGGCCAACCGCCTGATCCTGAGCCAGGTGATCGGTAACCTCTTCGCCAACGCGGCGGAGGCGGTCGCGGCCAAGGGCACCAATAGCGGTGCCGTGACGGTGACGATCGACGAAGCGAACGGTCAGACCCGAGTCGCGATTCGCGACGATGGCGAGGGCTTCGAACCGCAGGCCGGCGCGACCCTGTTCCAGCGCGGCTATTCGACGCGCGGGCACAAATCGGGCGGACTTGGCCTGCATTGGTGCGCCAATTCGATGAACGCGATGGAGGGTGCGCTGCGGCTGGAAAGCGAAGGTCAGGGCAGGGGCGCGAATGCGATCCTGACGCTGAAGGCGGCCTCCATGGAAGCCGGCACTGTGGGCATCGCCGCCTAG
- a CDS encoding EAL domain-containing protein, with the protein MRILIIDDEPGMHDSYRRSFAPAAGHAGALDAMAVELFGDNDDGDADAAPAMAFTLTHAMQGIEGVTAVEASIARGEKYAVAFIDVRMPPGIDGKETAKRIRALDPDINLVIVTGYSDFSPLEISRAAGPADKIFYIAKPFEVAEVTQTATALAHRWQVDLELAAAREALAAQIVTLKEQSHELAANESRAIHIANHDPLTEAPNRLAFRRALTDRARSDATFAVAMVDLDRFKLVNDTLGHLAGDELIRIICTHLQDSVPAGGMVARLGGDEFGIIFDSPGAEAAAMECERILRGCCGTFKVLGHSVQGGASIGVIASAPTELRDPTDLMRRADLALNDAKREGRGIVRVFDESMDENIKLRRRIEGGLSRSIEKGELKLVYQPIVAREGLEVVGFEALLRWNTDDHGPISPAVFIPIAEESNLIHELGDWVLAESLAVLGEWPGQYVSVNFSPRQFRRHNFVGRIMESVQRAGIEPNRVQIEITETAIFDDADRAAETLYKLRQMGFRIALDDFGTGYSSLYNIRKFALDCLKIDRSFIDGMGRERESAAIVQSIVHLGRSLGLGVIAEGVETEAQVQALRVAGCSHLQGYFFSRPVDLEIATEIAHRRFMAEPETDAVEDDAEPLLGNGTHG; encoded by the coding sequence ATGCGCATTCTGATCATCGACGACGAACCAGGGATGCACGACAGCTACCGGCGCAGTTTTGCGCCGGCCGCTGGTCATGCCGGCGCGCTCGACGCGATGGCGGTCGAACTGTTCGGCGACAATGATGACGGGGATGCCGACGCCGCGCCGGCCATGGCTTTCACCCTCACGCATGCGATGCAGGGGATCGAAGGCGTCACCGCGGTCGAGGCATCGATCGCCAGGGGCGAGAAATACGCCGTCGCGTTCATCGACGTGCGCATGCCGCCCGGCATCGACGGCAAGGAAACCGCAAAGCGCATCCGCGCACTCGATCCCGACATCAACCTGGTCATCGTTACCGGCTATTCCGATTTCTCGCCGCTCGAAATCAGCCGCGCGGCCGGCCCGGCGGACAAGATCTTCTACATCGCCAAGCCGTTCGAAGTCGCCGAAGTGACGCAGACCGCGACCGCGCTGGCGCATCGCTGGCAAGTCGATCTGGAACTCGCCGCCGCGCGTGAAGCGCTCGCCGCGCAGATTGTCACGCTCAAGGAACAGAGCCACGAACTCGCCGCCAACGAAAGCCGCGCGATCCATATCGCCAATCACGATCCGCTGACCGAGGCGCCCAATCGTCTCGCCTTCCGCCGCGCCCTGACCGATCGCGCGCGCAGCGACGCGACCTTTGCGGTGGCGATGGTCGATCTCGACCGGTTCAAGCTGGTCAACGACACGCTCGGTCATCTTGCCGGCGATGAGCTGATCCGCATCATCTGCACGCATCTTCAGGACTCGGTGCCGGCGGGCGGCATGGTCGCGCGTCTCGGTGGCGACGAATTCGGCATCATCTTCGATTCACCCGGCGCCGAAGCTGCGGCAATGGAGTGCGAACGCATCCTGCGCGGCTGTTGCGGCACCTTCAAGGTGCTCGGCCATTCGGTTCAGGGCGGCGCGTCGATCGGCGTGATCGCCTCCGCGCCGACCGAATTGCGCGACCCGACCGACCTGATGCGTCGCGCCGATCTCGCACTCAACGATGCCAAGCGCGAAGGGCGCGGCATCGTCCGCGTGTTCGATGAAAGCATGGACGAGAATATCAAGCTGCGCCGCCGGATCGAAGGCGGCCTGTCCAGGTCGATCGAGAAGGGCGAACTCAAGCTGGTCTATCAGCCGATCGTCGCGCGCGAAGGCCTGGAAGTGGTCGGGTTCGAAGCGCTGCTGCGCTGGAATACCGATGATCACGGCCCGATTTCACCCGCAGTGTTCATCCCGATCGCGGAGGAAAGTAATCTCATCCACGAACTGGGCGACTGGGTGCTCGCGGAATCGCTCGCCGTGCTCGGTGAATGGCCAGGGCAATATGTCTCGGTCAATTTCTCGCCGCGTCAGTTCCGCCGCCACAATTTCGTCGGCCGCATCATGGAAAGCGTGCAGCGCGCCGGGATCGAGCCCAATCGCGTGCAGATCGAGATCACCGAAACCGCGATCTTCGATGATGCCGATCGCGCGGCCGAGACGCTCTACAAATTGCGCCAGATGGGCTTCCGCATCGCGCTCGACGATTTCGGCACGGGCTATTCGTCGCTCTACAATATCCGCAAATTCGCGCTCGATTGCCTGAAGATCGACCGCAGCTTCATCGACGGCATGGGCCGCGAGCGTGAAAGCGCGGCGATCGTCCAGTCGATCGTCCATCTCGGCCGCTCGCTCGGTCTCGGCGTGATCGCCGAAGGGGTCGAGACCGAAGCGCAGGTCCAGGCGCTGCGCGTCGCGGGTTGTTCGCATCTCCAGGGCTATTTCTTCTCGCGCCCGGTCGATCTCGAGATCGCCACCGAAATCGCGCATCGCCGCTTCATGGCCGAACCCGAAACCGATGCGGTCGAGGATGATGCGGAACCGCTGTTGGGCAACGGGACGCACGGCTAA
- a CDS encoding ROK family protein, whose product MTSTPLIAGVELGGTKCNCILATGPDDIRETVRVPTTTPEETLAAIEAVLARWTGFEALGIASFGPVSLDRSAANYGFITATTKPGWSDTDVGLRLARHTGVPMAFQTDVVGAALGEGHWGAARGLSDYAYITVGTGVGIGLVADGLPIAGELGHVRPVRMAGDAWPGICVFHGDCVEGLASGPAIAARAGRPAADLPADHPAWDSVAHTLAQLLHTLVLTGVPRRIVMGGGVMTGVPHLFPRIRTLLAGSLGGYAALAELSDLDAFIVAPQLGNNAGPLGAIVLGHHALDAAASK is encoded by the coding sequence ATGACGTCCACGCCCCTCATCGCCGGCGTCGAACTGGGCGGGACGAAGTGCAATTGCATCCTCGCCACCGGCCCCGACGATATCCGCGAAACGGTGCGCGTGCCGACCACCACGCCGGAAGAGACGCTCGCCGCGATCGAGGCGGTGCTGGCGCGCTGGACGGGCTTCGAAGCATTGGGCATCGCCAGCTTTGGTCCGGTCTCGCTTGACCGGTCGGCGGCCAATTACGGCTTCATCACCGCGACGACCAAGCCCGGCTGGTCCGACACCGATGTCGGCCTGCGCCTCGCCCGCCACACCGGCGTGCCGATGGCGTTCCAGACCGATGTCGTCGGCGCAGCCTTGGGGGAGGGGCACTGGGGCGCCGCGCGCGGGCTGTCGGATTATGCCTATATCACCGTCGGCACTGGCGTCGGCATCGGCCTGGTCGCCGATGGCCTGCCGATCGCGGGCGAACTCGGCCATGTCCGCCCGGTGCGCATGGCGGGCGATGCCTGGCCGGGCATTTGCGTGTTCCACGGCGATTGCGTCGAGGGCCTTGCCTCGGGTCCGGCGATCGCCGCGCGCGCGGGGCGGCCCGCAGCCGATCTGCCTGCCGATCATCCGGCCTGGGACAGCGTCGCACACACGCTCGCGCAATTGCTCCACACCCTGGTGCTGACCGGTGTGCCGCGCCGCATCGTCATGGGCGGCGGGGTGATGACCGGTGTGCCACATCTCTTCCCGCGGATCCGGACGCTGCTCGCGGGCAGCCTTGGCGGCTATGCCGCATTGGCCGAATTGTCCGATCTGGATGCATTTATCGTCGCGCCGCAACTGGGCAATAATGCCGGGCCGCTGGGCGCAATCGTGCTCGGCCATCACGCACTGGACGCCGCCGCTTCGAAATAG
- a CDS encoding FAD-dependent oxidoreductase, with the protein MEAGGVIDRYDIVIVGAGHAGAQAAIALRQAKFDGTIAVIGEEPELPYERPPLSKDYLAGEKAFERLLIRPPAFWQERNVTMLLGQRVTAIDPAAHNVTTGAGTIGSNSTGYGKLIWAAGGTPRRLSCSGHDYTGVHAVRTRADVDRLMTELDSTAHVVVIGGGYIGLEAAAVLTKLGKHVTVLEALDRVLARVAGEPLSRFYEAEHRAHGVVVRLNETVDCILGQDRVTGVQLADGEVVPADMVIVGIGIIPEVAPLIAAGAEGGNGVAVDDRCRTSLADIFAVGDCALHANGFAAGTVMRVESVQNANDMATLVAKGIMGDDRPYQAIPWFWSNQYDLKLQTVGLSVGYDAVVLRGDPAARSFSLVYLKGGKVIALDCVNATRDYVQGRALVLAGAAPDAARIADAATPLKDLA; encoded by the coding sequence ATGGAAGCGGGTGGGGTGATCGACCGCTACGACATCGTCATCGTCGGCGCGGGACATGCCGGCGCACAGGCCGCGATCGCGCTGCGCCAGGCGAAGTTCGACGGGACCATCGCGGTGATCGGCGAAGAGCCCGAACTACCCTATGAACGCCCGCCGCTGTCGAAGGATTATCTCGCCGGCGAGAAAGCCTTCGAACGGCTGCTGATCCGCCCGCCCGCCTTCTGGCAGGAACGCAACGTCACGATGCTGCTTGGACAGCGCGTGACGGCAATCGACCCGGCCGCGCACAATGTGACGACCGGGGCGGGCACGATCGGCTCCAACTCGACCGGCTATGGCAAGCTGATCTGGGCCGCCGGCGGCACCCCGCGCCGGCTGAGCTGCAGCGGGCACGACTATACCGGAGTCCATGCCGTGCGCACCCGCGCCGATGTCGACCGGCTGATGACCGAACTCGACAGTACGGCACACGTCGTGGTGATCGGCGGCGGGTATATCGGGCTGGAGGCGGCGGCGGTGCTGACCAAGCTCGGCAAGCATGTCACCGTGCTCGAAGCGCTCGACCGCGTCCTCGCGCGCGTCGCGGGCGAACCCTTGTCGCGCTTCTACGAAGCGGAACACCGCGCCCACGGCGTGGTCGTGCGCCTGAACGAGACGGTCGATTGCATCCTCGGGCAGGACCGCGTCACCGGCGTGCAACTCGCCGACGGAGAAGTCGTGCCCGCCGACATGGTCATTGTCGGCATCGGCATCATCCCCGAAGTCGCCCCGCTGATCGCGGCCGGCGCCGAGGGCGGAAATGGCGTCGCGGTCGACGATCGCTGCCGCACCAGCCTGGCCGATATCTTCGCGGTCGGCGATTGCGCGCTGCACGCCAACGGCTTTGCCGCGGGCACCGTGATGCGCGTCGAATCCGTGCAGAACGCCAATGACATGGCGACGCTCGTCGCCAAGGGGATCATGGGCGATGATCGGCCTTATCAGGCGATCCCGTGGTTCTGGTCGAACCAATATGATTTGAAGCTGCAGACCGTCGGCCTGTCGGTCGGTTATGACGCGGTGGTACTGCGCGGCGACCCGGCTGCGCGCAGCTTCTCCTTGGTCTATCTGAAGGGCGGCAAGGTCATCGCGCTCGATTGCGTCAACGCGACGCGCGACTATGTCCAGGGACGTGCGCTCGTGCTTGCCGGCGCAGCGCCCGACGCCGCGCGCATCGCCGACGCCGCGACGCCGCTGAAGGATCTCGCATGA
- the fghA gene encoding S-formylglutathione hydrolase has translation MSELQTVSTNKAFGGVQGVYRHQSEATGTPMTFSVFVPEHETGATLPVLWYLSGLTCTHANVTDKGDYHRACADAGIIFIAPDTSPRGEGVADDDAYDFGQGAGFYVDATEEPWAPHFRMRSYIEDELPALIAAEFPVDMMRQGITGHSMGGHGALTIGLRNAGRFKSISAFAPIVSPLDCPWGEKALGGYLGNDRSEWRTYDACALIADGARVPDLLVDQGDADQFLAEQLKPDLLRAACDAAGIDLNLRMQPGYDHSYYFISTFMADHVRWHAERLV, from the coding sequence ATGTCAGAACTTCAGACGGTATCGACCAACAAGGCATTCGGTGGCGTCCAGGGCGTCTATCGCCATCAGTCCGAAGCCACCGGCACGCCGATGACCTTCTCGGTCTTCGTGCCGGAGCATGAAACGGGCGCGACCTTGCCCGTGCTCTGGTATCTTTCCGGCCTGACCTGCACTCATGCCAATGTCACCGACAAGGGCGACTATCACCGCGCCTGTGCCGATGCGGGGATCATCTTCATCGCGCCCGACACCTCGCCGCGCGGAGAGGGCGTGGCCGATGACGACGCCTATGATTTCGGTCAGGGCGCGGGCTTCTATGTCGATGCGACCGAGGAACCCTGGGCGCCGCATTTCCGCATGCGCTCCTATATCGAGGATGAACTGCCCGCGCTGATCGCGGCGGAATTCCCCGTCGATATGATGCGTCAGGGGATCACCGGCCATTCGATGGGCGGGCATGGCGCGCTGACCATCGGCTTGCGCAACGCCGGCCGCTTCAAGAGCATCTCGGCCTTCGCGCCGATCGTGTCGCCGCTCGATTGCCCCTGGGGTGAAAAGGCGCTGGGCGGTTACCTCGGAAACGATCGCAGTGAATGGCGCACCTATGACGCCTGCGCGCTGATCGCGGACGGCGCGCGCGTGCCCGATCTGCTGGTCGATCAGGGCGACGCCGATCAATTCCTGGCCGAACAATTGAAACCCGACTTGCTGCGCGCGGCGTGCGACGCCGCCGGGATCGACCTGAACTTGCGCATGCAGCCGGGCTACGACCACAGCTATTATTTCATCTCCACTTTCATGGCGGATCATGTCCGCTGGCACGCGGAAAGGCTCGTTTGA